CGCACTTATCACTGTTTAGGCTAGCCTAAAATCCATGGCACCGAGTAGACGAGCGGTCTTGACGAAGGGAGCGGCGTTGTTCGCCACCGCCGGGCTGGCCGGCTGTGCCGAGATCGGCGGGACGACCGACGGGACGGATGGCGGTTCGGCCCCCGAACACGATGCATCGCTTGCCGTCGCGGCGGAGTGGAACGTCATGCGCGCACGCATCCGGGACGCCGTGACGCTGGGGCGGGCTGGAGCGGCCGGGAAGGGGGCAGACGTGGCCCAGAACG
This is a stretch of genomic DNA from Salifodinibacter halophilus. It encodes these proteins:
- a CDS encoding DUF5059 domain-containing protein, with amino-acid sequence MAPSRRAVLTKGAALFATAGLAGCAEIGGTTDGTDGGSAPEHDASLAVAAEWNVMRARIRDAVTLGRAGAAGKGADVAQN